One Mercurialis annua linkage group LG3, ddMerAnnu1.2, whole genome shotgun sequence DNA window includes the following coding sequences:
- the LOC126674137 gene encoding bark storage protein B-like: MVHRNNVWGLKLAVVLIGLLAMSQQSMQLSMKHPYYDVIQRINEDGSYYGLVLVSDSNEQALLDSNIFVPTTEHDPTIVLAGRTFHVGTIKGSTVVYVKTGEGIINAAACVQFLIDTFGVHGIIHYGSAGTVDDTLLKVGDIVLVGQVAYTGSFNWKSFETKKGQLKFGSYNYPEEGKNLLGSIDFQPSTLFTPSGEKETVFWLPLDNSTWYDKATKMQNLEFEQCINTTRCLPRTPVLVPSLRASTADLYLTNVAYREFVRDKFKVSIVDKETAAVVLVAITNEKPIIVFRGVSNTAGGSTAYKSYKYLASVNVVKAIAAFIGTLSPKSAI, encoded by the exons ATGGTTCATCGGAATAACGTATGGGGCCTTAAACTGGCGGTGGTGCTGATCGGATTGCTAGCTATGTCGCAGCAGTCGATGCAGCTGAGCATGAAACACCCATACTATGATGTTATCCAAAGAATCAACGAGGACGGTTCTTACTACGGCCTTGTTCTTGTTTCCGACAGCAATGAACAGGCTCTTCTTGACTCAAATATCTTTGTTCCGACCACCGAGCATGACCCCACCATTGTATTGGCCG GGAGAACATTCCATGTTGGGACGATCAAGGGATCCACAGTTGTGTATGTAAAGACTGGAGAAGGAATA ATAAATGCAGCTGCATGTGTGCAATTTCTGATTGATACATTTGGTGTCCATGGAATTATTCATTATGGAAGTGCTGGAACAGTTGATGATACATTATTAAAAGTTGGTGATATTGTTTTAGTTGGCCAAGTTGCCTATACTGGATCTTTCAATTGGAAG AGTTTTGAAACAAAGAAAGGTCAGCTGAAATTCGGAAGTTACAATTATCCAGAAGAAGGAAAAAATTTGCTGGGAAGCATAGATTTTCAACCATCAACATTATTCACTCCATCAGGAGAAAAAGAAACCGTTTTCTGGCTCCCCCTCGACAACTCGACCTGGTACGACAAAGCTACAAAAATGCAG AATTTAGAGTTCGAACAATGTATAAACACGACGAGGTGCTTGCCGAGAACACCGGTTCTTGTCCCATCACTGAGAGCTTCCACTGCTGATTTATACTTAACAAATGTAGCATATAGAGAATTTGTTCGTGACAAATTCAAAGTCTCAATTGTCGACAAAGAAACCGCTGCTGTTGTTTTG GTAGCGATTACTAATGAGAAACCAATAATTGTGTTTAGAGGCGTGTCCAACACGGCAGGAGGATCTACTGCTTACAAAAGTTATAAGTATTTGGCTTCTGTCAATGTTGTCAAAGCTATTGCTGCTTTCATTGGTACTCTTAGCCCCAAGAGTGCCATCTAG
- the LOC126674493 gene encoding bark storage protein A-like: MAMKMVVVVLGMVAAMVQHSVQHDDHLTIPGSGCVRKIYGQILPFGIVVTSEFAEQALNESGVFTPTTFVDLHGRKFIRGIIYQTTVVYVRTLSTPSINVGLTAQILADNFNLSGIIYYGSAGATNESLSIGDVHIPGQLAFTGNWDWLSMANFPVGELNIEDFNVPQSGANSLGSIMFERNSEMYYNGETKNRFWTPVSPECLSYASKIMPGPEIPVVWFQLNASSSDIYVENPSYRDFLYKKFRVSSVDTSSFAIALAALSNDLPYIVFHGISNMADEYPHREASFNANVNAVKVLLRFIWLTQEH, encoded by the exons ATGGCTATGAAAATGGTGGTGGTGGTTCTTGGCATGGTGGCTGCTATGGTGCAACACTCAGTGCAACATGATGATCATTTGACAATTCCTGGTTCTGGTTGTGTCCGTAAAATCTATGGCCAAATTTTACCTTTTGGCATCGTTGTGACTAGCGAATTTGCCGAACAGGCGCTTAACGAGTCTGGTGTATTTACTCCGACTACATTCGTTGATTTGCATG GCAGAAAATTCATCCGTGGGATTATATATCAAACTACTGTCGTGTACGTTAGAACTCTAAGCACTCCATCG ATAAATGTGGGTCTAACTGCCCAAATTTTGGCTGATAACTTCAATCTGAGCGGAATCATTTACTATGGAAGTGCTGGAGCTACTAATGAGAGCTTATCGATAGGCGATGTTCATATTCCAGGACAGCTTGCCTTCACCGGAAACTGGGATTGGCTG AGCATGGCCAATTTTCCTGTTGGCGAGCTTAATATCGAAGATTTTAACGTTCCACAAAGTGGTGCAAACTCGTTGGGAAGTATAATGTTCGAAAGAAACAGCGAAATGTACTACAATGGTGAGACTAAAAATCGTTTCTGGACTCCGGTTAGCCCTGAATGTCTCTCTTATGCATCTAAGATTATGCCTGGACCAGAAATACCAGTAGTTTGGTTTCAACTCAATGCTTCTAGCTCCGACATTTACGTCGAAAATCCATCATACAGAGACTTCCTTTACAAGAAATTTAGGGTTTCAAGTGTTGATACTTCCTCATTTGCTATTGCATTG GCTGCTTTGTCGAATGATTTACCATACATTGTGTTCCATGGAATTTCAAACATGGCAGATGAGTATCCGCACAGAGAAGCAAGCTTTAATGCCAACGTCAATGCTGTGAAGGTTCTTTTGCGATTCATTTGGCTAACACAAGAACATTGA